The sequence below is a genomic window from Dyadobacter chenwenxiniae.
AATCTGATTTTGCGGAATTGGTAGGACCAGGTTTTTTGCCGACACTGTGATCGGTTTATTGTTTGCCGTAAACCAGCTATTCATGACTGTAATTGCCTGACCGGTCCTGAGCAGGTCCAACCAGCGGTGCCCCTCACCTACCAGTTCTAATCTCCTTTCCAGGTCAATCGCTGCGCGTAAATCGCTTTGCGTTGTCGAAGCAGTGTTGGTCAAACCTGCGCGCTTCCGCACCAGGTTAAGCAGATTTTGTGCCGAGGCGAGGTTCCCCAATTCATTTTCAATTTCTGCCTGCATCAACAACACATCGGCATACCTGAGGACAACCACATTGCTGCCTCCATCTGTGATTATTTCCGCCTTCTTCAATTTATTATTGAATGGAACTCCGGAAGGGGTCAGCGCGACGTATGCGCCCTTTCGTGCATCATTTTGAGTGTATTTATTGTAAAGTTCAATGGTTGGCAAATTATGCCCTTTCGCGCCGCTTACTGTGCCCGATGGCGCAAATTGTTGATACATCGTGCTTCCTTCTGTGTTTCCATTAATCCCGGAAGCAAATTGTACTGCAAAAATGATCTCTTGGTTATTTTCATTCGAAAGCGAAAAAACGTCTTCCACGGACGGCAAAAGCGCATGAGCATTCGGGGCAATGAGCGCATCGAGCTCTGTTTTGGCTTTCTGATATTCTTTTTGGGTCAAATAAACTTTGCCCAGCAATGCCTGTGCGGCGGTTTTAATAACACGTCCGGGCTGACTGGATGAAGCGGGCAATGATGGAATAGATTCCGACAAATCTTTAATGATCTGCTCATAAACCTGTAAAGTATTTGCTCTGCCCTGCCCGAAGAAAACGTTGGGATCAGTTGTTTCATCCAGCACAAGCGGAACATCACCGTAAAATCTGACCAAGTTAAAATACATCAGCGCACGGATGAATTTAGCTTCCCCGATCCGGGCATTTTTAGTAATATCCGCTTTAAAAGTCACGTCATTAATCCTGGCCAGCACTACATTACAGCGCTGGATCGCCACATACGACATCCGCCAATTATCGGCCACAGCGCCATTGGCCGGAATGGTTTTGAATTCATCCATATCGCCAAAGACAGCCGCATCATTTGCAGGAACTTCGTCGAAAGTATTGTCAGATGGAATCTCTCCCATGGCAGGCAAGTTCAATCCATATAGCCCATTATTTTGCAAAGCGGCATAGATGGAATTGACGTATTCCTCTACCTCGGTTTCTGTTTTCAGGAATACGCCGAGCTCCTTGCTGGTCAATGGACGCTGTTCGAGCTGATCCGTGCATGCGCCAAAAACAAGCGTCATGATCAGGTATATGATGGTCTTTTTCATGTCTGATTTTAATTAAAAAGTAAGGTTGAAGCCTATCAAAAATGTACGGGCGATCGGATAATTGGAAGTGCTCTGGCCGCTGGTTAGCACCGAGGGTGTGGTGGCCTCAGGATTATAGCCTCTGAATTTGGTGAGTGTCAGCAAATTGTTTCCACTTACATATACCCTTGCCGCAGCTATGCTTGCCTTTTTGATCAATGCTTCCGGCAAGTTGTAAGAAAGTTGTGCATCTCTGAGCCGGATAAAATCCGCATCGTAGATAAACCGGTCCGACGCGCGTACAGACCGCCTTGCTGCCGAAAAGTTACCATAATTCGGTTGACCGAGAAATCCGTCGGGGTTGTGCTCGGGATGATAGCGGTTTTCGAAATAGTACTTGGTTGGCATCGCAAAACCCTCGCCAGATTCTTCCCGGGAAGCAAAATTACTTTCCATTACTTTACGCCCTTCAACCCCCGCAATGGAGAGTGACAGCTGAAAATTCCGGAATGTGAATGCATTACTGATTCCGTAGGTGAATTTTGGAAGGTAGGTTCCCATGGAAATCCAGTCGCGCGAATCGATTACTCCATCACCATTTTCGTCTTTCACCATGTAATCGCCCAGCAAAGTTCCTGGCAACTTGGGGATTGTGCCCAATTGCTCCTGCGTTTTAAAAATGCCAGTTACCTGGTATCCATAAAGTTCGGCTACCGACTCTCCGACTTTCGTAATAATGTTACTGTTTGAACCGGCGATGATCTGCGTCTGCCCGGGAGCCAGGGCCAGAACTTTATTTTTGTTGAAAGAAATATTACCATCTATCGACCAGCCGATTTTACCAAGATTAATGCCACCGGCCGATGCCGAAATTTCGAGGCCCGTATTTCTGATTTTACCAATATTCTGCAATGAAGTATTGAAGCCGGATTGCTGTGGAATAGGAACATCTAAAAGCAGGTCGGAGGTGGTTGCATTATAATATTCGGCCGTCAGATCGATCTTGTTCAGCAATTGTACGTCCAGTCCCAGGTTGTATGAGGTATTGGTTTCCCAGGAAAGGTTGGGGTTTGGCGTGGCGGCGGCACTAAAACCGGGTGCCAGGGTTGAGCCAAAAAGATAGTTATTGGCAGCATTCCCGCCTGAAATCAGCGCCAGCGAGCCGTAAGGGCCTATCTGATTATTTCCCGAAACACCCCACGTTGCCCTTGCCTTACCAAAAGTAATGAGCGATTGTTGCGGAAAAAAACCTTCCTTGCTCCAAATCCAACCTGCCGTAACAGAAGGAAATTTCCCCCATTTATTATTAACCCCAAACCTGGATGAGCCGTCGGTACGGTAGGTTGCGGAGGCAATGTAGCGTTCGTTGAAGATGTATTGAATTCTGGAAAGATACGAAACCTGCACCCACCGCTCGCGGCTTGGTTCTACTGTAAATGCACTGGCACCTGCAATGTTGTCTACATTATCGTCAGCGATATTTGTCCCTGTCACCAGGGTAGATTTGCTGTTTTCCCGCTGAAAACTGTAACCGGCCAGAACACTGAAATCGTGCTGACCAATTTTCTTGGAATAATTCAGGGTATGTTCAACCAGAATATTATTCAGCGAAGCATTGGTTTCAGATGCTGAGGCGGGTTTGGGTGCTGGTGTCCGGTACGCACCCAGGTTAGATGGATTATAAAAATCAAAATTGCTTTGCGCGAAATCGCCTCCCAGCACGAATTTGTATTTCAGCCCACTGGCGATTTCATAACTAACAAAGGCGTTTCCAAACATGCGGAAAAAGCTGCGGTTATTTTTGATCAGCTTGGCAGCTGCCACCGGGTTCTCAACCAGTGCACCGTCCTCAGGCCCGTTGGCAACGATCTGCTCACTGATAGCCAGACTTCCATCCTCATTATAGGGTTTAAAAAAAGGATACATGGCCGTAACCATCCCGATGGGCTCATCAAACCCGCCATTGGTATTGATAAATTTCTGGGTGGTGTAAGAAGGATTAAGGCTGATTCCAATGGTGGCTCTTTTGGAAATATCCGAGTCAAGTTTCAGTGTAGCACTGTATCTTTTTAAATTGTTGTTGATCAGAATTCCTTCCTGGCTGAAATGATTGAACGACGTGTAGTAAGAGGTATTTGCGCTGCTGCCGCTCACAGCCACATTGTAGTTGCTCATCGGCGCGGTCCTGAATATTTCGTCCATCCAATTGGTATTGACCAAGCCTTGCTCCTTTGCCAGATAAGGTGCCAGATAGTTCAATGGAAGCTCACGGAGTGAAGCGCCTTTTGCAATCCGGGTAGCCCGGTCATCCGAGACACTGCGGTTAGCGGGGTTTTTGGATACATATCCCCAATCCCTGGCTTCGGTCAGGTAAGTTGCAGCGTCGTAAGCATCCACATATTCAACCTTGTCTGCTTTTTGTTGAAAGCCGGTGTACACGTCCAGGGCAACATTGACCTTTTCCGACTTGCTTTTTTTGGTTGTGATCAAAATCACGCCGTTTGCAGCCCTCGACCCATAAATAGCTGCGGACGCCGGATCTTTCAACACTTCCAGGTTTTCAATATCGTTGGGGTTAATGTAGTTGAGTGACGTCCCCTCAGTCAGCGGAAAGCCGTCGACTACAATGAGCGGATTGCGGCCAGCGGTAAGTGTACCAATGCCTCTGATCACAATTTGCGGATTAGATCCGGGCTGGCCATTTGCATCGTTGACGACAATGCCGGCTGCTTTACCAGAAAGCTGCTGAGCAAAATTACTTCCGCTGTACGTGGACAGTTTTTCATTGCTGATCTTGGCTACCGAACCGGTAACAAACCGCTTCTGCTGCGATCCATATCCGATTACTACAAGCTGGTCAAGTGCATTTGCCGCTTCGGCCATGCGGATTGCAATGGAATTATTGTCCTTTTGTTTGATCTGAAAATCTTTCAAAACCTGACTTTCAAAGCCAACAAAACTGAACAGAAGGCTGTATGATTTGCCCTGTTGCAGGTTATCAATTTTAAAAAGTCCCTTCTCGTCTGTCATCGAAAACGCTTTTTTCTCTGAGCCTGTTTCCTGGATCGCTATCGTTACGCCTGCCAGTTCCTCGCCGTCCAAACTTGTTACCGAGCCTGTCACCTGACTGTCCATTTGCTGGGCATAGGAAAGGCAGGGCACCATCATGAATAGTAGCATCAGCCACCTTTTCTGTACATTTTTCATCATCTGCAATTTGTTTTGAAAATAGTTTACCTGTTGCCCCGGAAGACGGAGCATGGAAAAAATGAAAACATGGTTATACGCGAACCCCGACCGGCACGAAGTTACTTTTTGACCTTTTCTATGGTTATTTTATTCTGTTGCTCTTGAAAAGTGAGGTGATTGGCGTCACATATTATTTTGAGAACTGATCTAAGCGAATCCGTTTCGAAGAATGACCCGGAAAACGAAATCACATTCACTTGCGGATCAGCACTCTCGATCCGAACTCCATAATGTCGCCCAATTTGGTCAAAAACATCTGATAATGGCTTTTGCACAAACATTAAGGTTTCTTTTCTGCCCGGCGTGGGAGCAGTTTTGAATTCCTGCCGCGACAAACCCTGCGGTTTTGCTTTACTTAACTCCTTCACAGTTGTCTCACCCGTGTCTTTGACATATTCGCATTCCTGTCCAGGATACAAATAGATCGCTTTCATGCGTGCAGCGCGCAGCACCACTTTCCCTTCAATCAACCTGACATTAATATAGTTTTTGTTGACCGGCGCATCTACCACAAAGGTCGTTCCGAGGGCTGTCGTTGTTAACGCTCCGGTATATACGCTAAATGGTCGGGCCGAATCTTTTGCAACTTTAAACTCAGCCATTCCGTGCAACGAAATGTCACGTTTATCCACTGAGAATGACTTATAATAAGAAATCCCACTTTCCGGAAAAAGTTTAATGACCGAGCCGTCGGCCAAGGCAATGTGCTGAACAGAGTCCGACGAATTGACTAATTGTACCAGTTCTTCCTTGCCAACTGCGGAATGCTGTGCTACTTCTTTGTGCGGCATGCCTCTCATGCTGTAAATGGCAAACATCCCCGCCAATACTAGCACCACTGAGGCCGCTGCAACCCAGTAACGCAAACTCCAATGCAGGAATGGTTGCCCGGTTTTTCGGGTACTGCCTTCCTGTACATTCATTCTGACATGCAGCCGGTCCAATAACTCATTTTTTTTCTCGCTGTTCAGCATTGTATCCTGCATATCCGAAAATTCGACCAGTATTTCTTTGTCATCAGCCAGCATTTGCAGAAGCTGAATATCTTCTGCATTCGTTGTTTGGCCAGCCCAAAATTTCTGTATGAGTTTGTCGAGTTCTTCCATGCTTTCAATCTAAATACGCGGAACGCTTCGCCGTGGTGGGTATCCGGTATGTTACGAAATTGTTAACTATATTTATTTGCCAAGATGCGTTAAGATATACAATAGCCACGCGGCATTTTTAGCCCCATGCACCTGGATATATTCTTTGAGGACTTTTGTAGCTGCAATCAAATGCTCTTTCACTGTGTAAACGGAGATCCCCATCATTTCCGAAGCTTCCTGATAGGATTTCCCTTCCAGCTTACAAAGGGTAAATACTTCTTTTCTTCGCGGCGGAAGCTGCTCTATCGCGTTGTAGAGCAGGTTTAGCTTTATTTCGAGGTCTTCCGAAGTCTCGTCCTGCTCGTCGATAATCTCAGGGATCTCCGCTTGCGCGATCACCTTTTCCCTGACCATTTTCCTGATACAGCTAATCGCTTTGTTTTGGCTTACCACCATCAGCCAACCTCCTACCGAGTTGTCAATGTCGATCTGATCCCAGTTTTCCCAAAGTGCAAAAAAAACGTCTTGCAAGATTTCCTCAGCCAAGACAGGCTGTCTGACTATTTTACTGACATTACGGTAAACAGCGTCACTGTATTGATGGTAGATTTCATCAAAAGCCTTTACATTATCTTCTTTAAAGGGTTTGCTGTTTTTTAAAACACCCATACTATTTTTAATGCGCGATACATCTAGTAAAATTAATCAAAATTCAGCGGCCGCATTATTTATCAAATTGTTAATTGGGCGATCATCTAGGCCTTGAACAGTAATCTACAACATGGGGACACAAATTAAATGGAAAGGTTTAGACGATGGCACGATCGAAAACTGTATCATTGATGTACGTAGCGAGAGTGTGCTCGTGACTTCTGAAATTTCAGGGCCAGACCTGGATATTTGCTATAAAATTAGGACAGACACACATTGGAAGACCAATTATTGCGAGCTTTTCGGACATTTCGGAGGCGTTAATTTTCAATTCTTATTTGAACGCGACCACCTTGGAACATGGATAGCTAACGGTCAGCCAGACAACCGTTTTGATCAATGTGATTATGTTGATATTTCACTTACCCCTTTTACCAATTCGTTGCCGATCAATAGGCTGGTATTATCTGAAAAAGAAGTAAGAGAAATAAGTGTAGTATATTTTGATTTAATGGACCGTACGATTAAACCTGTCAAGCAATGTTATACTAGGCTCTCGGCAAACCTATATCATTATGAAAATGTTCCAAATGATTTTGAGGCCGACATTCTCGTAGATGATAATGGCTTTGTGCTCGACTATCCGGGATTATTTACGCGTCAATCTGATATGCAATGACTTGTTCCATGCCAGATGATCGTGTAGGGATTCTCCCCACGAATCTCATCCTCCATTGAATTTGTAACTTCCTGCGCTTTGGCTTCCATAGATAAAAATCCCAGTCTCCACTGCCAAGGCCGGCCTCGATCGAGCGTGGCGAAATTTGGCTGTTTTGCTGAAAATGATAATATCATCTCCGTTAACTTTCGGCGGGGCTGCAATGTCCGGACCTGCGATGCCCAATATCCTTATCCCTGATTTTTTTGAATGCAGGCATTAACTCATCCCAACCATAAAGGTCCAGTGTGGGATCACCGCTTCCAACATTCGGTGCCGATTTCTTGCCGAATGTTCCAGGATAGTAATGTATGAGCGGAAGACCTCCCAGCACGACCAGCAGGATCAAACCTGAGGAGGATATAAGTAGTCGTTCCAGGAGCTTGCTGCCAGCCGAGGCAACGAGGTGATCCACAAATGCGGCTGACAAGAGCATTAAACCGATAAACCCCGGCCCGCTCCAGTGCGGGAGTGTATCGCGAAAAAGAGATATGGCGGTGGTACAACCAATAAGAGGCAGGCTGCACCAGAGAAGAAGCTGCAAATCCGGGTCCTGCACAAATGCACGTTTCCTGCGAATTGCACTGATCAGCAGCAGATAAATGCCGAATTGAAAAGGATTACTGTACAAGATCTGACCGATTGTCGTTTTCAGAAAAGACTTCCCATTCAATCCCATTCCTTCGGGTTGAACCCTTTCACTGTGAAAATGCCAGGTGATAAAATCGTTGTTAATATTCCAGATCAGAATTGGAGAACTTATGGCTGCTGTGATAATCATCGACAAATACAGATATGGATTTTTGAGCCAATTCGACCTGTTGAAAACGATAAATACCAAAAAGCCCGCCCAGAGGAAAACGCCGTGTACCTTGCTCATAATAGCAAGCCCGGCCCAAATGCCGATCCAAAGTATGTACCTGTTTTGTGATTTAGCGGATTTACTACGGATACTTTGAAGCATACAAAAAAGAGCCGCCAGCCAGAAAACAACCTGAACTGAATCGGGCAAAATAAAGACGCCTGAAATAATGCTGGTGTAAATGGAGGTATTGTAAAGAAGAGCGGCAACAACCCCCGTCCGTTCATTTCGGATCAGTTTTCCGCTCTTTGCAATCAGCCAGGTATTAATGCCTGCGCCAACAATGGCAGGCAGGCGCATAAAAAACTCGTGATGAAAGTAAAGATTACCCGTGAAGATCCGGATGAAAATGCCGATCAATGGCGGGTGATCAAAATGGTTGAGGTCCGGCTGAACGGCGTAGGTGAAATAATATACCTCATCATTTCCCAGATCGGTAAACCAGGCTACAAAGCAGCGTATCAACGTCGAAATCACGACTATCCAGCGTACTGCGGATTTACTATTGCATGGCAGGAGCATATGCATTTGTCTGTTACCTATTCAACGTTATTTTCACCTCAGCGACAAGCGTTTGCGTCCAAACCGTTGACGCCTTATGCCGGGAAACTGACTGAGTAAAAGCAATACCCAAAGAGAAAGTACACCAACTCCGACCGCACGAAAGAATATAGTTTCTCCCACATTTTCGAATGAAACAGGCGTGCGGTACCCTGTTTTCGGAATGTAAAAAACAGGGTTGAGGTAAACTTTCGTACCATTCTCATATTCAAACGTAGCACGCGAATAATGATCAGATGGAGAAAGCCGGTAAGAGATCTGGTCGGTATGGTCAAGCGAAGCCAGTACTTTCCCATTCTGCCCGGTCAATGTCACATGGTTTGCAGCATTGCTCATCTTTATAAATACCGTATCACCCATCACTTTGACACTTTTTAAGAACGGTAACGAGTCGACAAGCTGTCCTGCGCCGATTACGACACCATAGCTCCGTCCCGTTTTTAATGCAGTCAAAACCTCTTTTGAAGAATTGGCAGCCACATTAATAAACGTACACATGCGCCCCAGGCGGTTTTTCGTCAGCACATTATGGGTGTCATCATTGCCGACTATAAACACCTTTTTCCCAGCTGAAAGTGCTGCATCCCATTGTTCAATGGAAACGACGGATGGACTTAGCACTTCCATACAGTCGTATCCATTCAGCTGCGATAAGTCTTCTTTTGTGTAGGCATTTTTGAGTGCCGGGTGGTTCAGGATGACAAGCTCTGCCGACTCGCTCAGGTGTTTGAGCACATGTTGTTTGTTATGAACCGATTGTGGAAAAAGGTAATCGAGCCAAAGCACCTTATCCGAGCCGAGGACAAGCTGATGTGTTTTGGTTATGTTGTAACCATGCTCGTACGCGGGAATGTAGCCCGGGTCGGAAGAGTGGGTCGTGTCGATATAGTGATAATTTGAAACACAATGCACACCATAATTCAGCGCTTTATATGCTTCGTGAATGTCTTCCGCACTTCCATGACCATTGGTAAATCCCTCCCAGGCACGCGAATGCGCATGAAAATTACATTTCACCCATTGCGCAGCATCGACTGAGTCATAGGGATTGAAAATGGATAAACCTTCAAATGGAACAGGATCGTCGAACTGAAAACGGGCGCAAAAAAGGTATTGCGAAACGACTAGCCAGAGCACCCAGGTAAGGAATGCGAGCAGAATGATACCGAGTATTTTCATGCCCGCAAAAATGGCTTTCTCGTATTACTTCAACATTAGCCTAATAAGAATATGCGGAGAACAATCTCAAAAAAGCCGATTGATCCGAAAGTTAGGATGAAATTCAGATTGCTTGCGTCCGTGGTGTGCCTAAGATTATCTTTTTGTTAAATGCCCGATTCCTGAAAACGTATATTATGAGAAATATTCAATTTCGCGGGATCAAAATTTACGACCGATAACGGCTGAAAGCATGCATTCGCTAGCGCTTTCCATGCTTTCCTCCCGTTTATTCACCATAATCTATTCTGAACATAAACAAAATTCTACAATGATGCATTGTTGGAAAAACAAGGTGCTTCCACTCGGGGCCAAGTGTTGATCCGACTGTTTATCCTCGTTATATTCCATACCCAGGGTTAGACAGGATGGCCGCAGAAAAGTTAACCCTCCCAGTTAAATGGTGTCTGAAATAGGCAAATTTTACTTTTGATATTTTTCAAAACGTATATCTCCATTTGGTAAGCTTTCAGTGGCAATCCAGCCTAGCTTGGTATAGAAGTCTTCTGCACGACTATTCCTAGCCGTTTCAAGCCATATTTTTGTATAATGATTAAATAGAAATGCTTCTGCCTTTTCCATGAGAATTCTACCTATTCCAATACCTTCATAAGCCGGACTAACAAAGGCAGCAAAAACACATCCCTCGCTAGAGTCTGCCATAGAAAAGCCTGCGGGATGATTATTAACCAGAGCAATCCAAAGACAAGGTTCCTCTAAAATCGCCCTTTCAATTGTTTCATATGTGATTCCTATTTCTGCAAGCTGTTCCAATGACAAGTGATTTTCTTTGACACTTGTTCGAATGTTAAAAATTGAAGGAATGTCTGATGTTTCGGCTAACCTAATATCAATATGCATATAATATGTTTTACTTCTGGTTATAACGTCTCCCCTAATCCCTTCCAAATACCCGGTGTCGCAAGTTCAACTAAATGTTTATTGGTATCGTAGAAATACAGACTATATCCCTGATTGAAGGAAATTTCACTTTCTATATCGATGTTGCGGCTAGTCAGACGTTCTTTCCAGTAACCAATCGAGCCACTATCAATTGAAAATGCTATGTGAACCGGTCCCTTTCCATCGTGTGCCGGTATAAAGCCCCCTGTCGGGAGCTGAACCTCTTTAAGAGAGCCTTCTTCTTGAAACAGTAGTAACACCTGTTTCCCTGCAACACTTAATGCCACTAACCGTTCTGAGCTAAGTAAAACTTCAAATCCAAACAAATCCTTGTAGAATTCGCTGGCACTGTTCAGATCCGGGAAGTATAGTGCCGATTCTAATATTCCATTAATATTTCCTTCCATATGTTGTTAATTAATTAATTGTCAATGCCACCTTTTTAAACAGCCTTTTGGTATTTTTTTATCCCTTTCTTTTTTATCCAGTTGGATAAAGTCGCTTCTGTAATTCGGTAACGGTCTGCTATGTACTTCTGACTAGAACCACTGAGCAGCAATGCTTCGATCTCGGGCTTGTACTGATCAAGCTTGCTTTTACCTGGGCCAGTTGGTCGGCCTAATTTTATGCCTGATAATTTCTTAGCCGCAAGTGACTCTTTCGTCCTCTTACTGATCAGGTCTCTTTCAATTTCTGATGCCATTGCAAAAACCATTGCCATGACTTTACTCTGGATTGAGTCGTCAAGTTGCCAGGCTCCTTTCACAGTATAGATCCGGATACCTTTCTGCATGGCTATCGATATGATCTCCATCACTTCAAGCATGGATCGTCCAAGTCGCGAAAATTCACTCAGTAAAATTACATCCCCTTTTTTAAGCTCATCAATGATTGGACCGATTTTGCTGTTACGCCAGGAAACATTCCCGGAGACCTTCTCCTGAACAAATTCCACTTTGCCCAAATTTTTCTCCTTGGCCAAGTGTAGTATGTCAGTTTTGTTCTTTTCGAGGTCTTGATCCAGGGTCGAGACACGTAAATAGGCGATATTTCGGGGCATTTTTCAGTGATTAGATGAAAACCTGATTACCTGATTTATTTTATAATAATAACAGTGTAATATGAAGACCTTTTTGCTAAATTATCCTTACAATTTATATGAAACTGACCGAGCAACTACACTCTCAGAACGGACATGAGTGTGAACATTTTTCAATTCTAGTTCACATCGCATGTAGACGTCTGATGATAGGTGAGATAATCATGCCAAATTGCTTTGACTATGTTATTGGCAATAAAGTGCTCAGTAGAAAATCTGGCAGTTCCAACTGGATCCTAGACTAACAAAGAAATGACAGCAGAAAGCGAACATACACCACCAGACTTAAACCAAGAAAATACAGTCAAAATATACTCAAAAAGAGCAATTTGGGGTTTCTCAGTGTTTTTCGCACCGGTGTTCGGAGGATTTTTACTACGGCAAAACCTAATGAACAGCAATAGAAATAAAGAAGCCAATCTTATGTTACTGATTTCAATTGTCTTTACAGTGTTTACAGGATTGATTGTGGATTCCATCTTTTTTGTTTTAAAATTAGATATCTCATTTTTGAATCAAGATGTTCATTTGCCGCACATGTTATTGAATGACAAACGATTAGG
It includes:
- a CDS encoding RagB/SusD family nutrient uptake outer membrane protein, with amino-acid sequence MKKTIIYLIMTLVFGACTDQLEQRPLTSKELGVFLKTETEVEEYVNSIYAALQNNGLYGLNLPAMGEIPSDNTFDEVPANDAAVFGDMDEFKTIPANGAVADNWRMSYVAIQRCNVVLARINDVTFKADITKNARIGEAKFIRALMYFNLVRFYGDVPLVLDETTDPNVFFGQGRANTLQVYEQIIKDLSESIPSLPASSSQPGRVIKTAAQALLGKVYLTQKEYQKAKTELDALIAPNAHALLPSVEDVFSLSNENNQEIIFAVQFASGINGNTEGSTMYQQFAPSGTVSGAKGHNLPTIELYNKYTQNDARKGAYVALTPSGVPFNNKLKKAEIITDGGSNVVVLRYADVLLMQAEIENELGNLASAQNLLNLVRKRAGLTNTASTTQSDLRAAIDLERRLELVGEGHRWLDLLRTGQAITVMNSWFTANNKPITVSAKNLVLPIPQNQIDTDPAIIQNPAY
- a CDS encoding SusC/RagA family TonB-linked outer membrane protein, with translation MMKNVQKRWLMLLFMMVPCLSYAQQMDSQVTGSVTSLDGEELAGVTIAIQETGSEKKAFSMTDEKGLFKIDNLQQGKSYSLLFSFVGFESQVLKDFQIKQKDNNSIAIRMAEAANALDQLVVIGYGSQQKRFVTGSVAKISNEKLSTYSGSNFAQQLSGKAAGIVVNDANGQPGSNPQIVIRGIGTLTAGRNPLIVVDGFPLTEGTSLNYINPNDIENLEVLKDPASAAIYGSRAANGVILITTKKSKSEKVNVALDVYTGFQQKADKVEYVDAYDAATYLTEARDWGYVSKNPANRSVSDDRATRIAKGASLRELPLNYLAPYLAKEQGLVNTNWMDEIFRTAPMSNYNVAVSGSSANTSYYTSFNHFSQEGILINNNLKRYSATLKLDSDISKRATIGISLNPSYTTQKFINTNGGFDEPIGMVTAMYPFFKPYNEDGSLAISEQIVANGPEDGALVENPVAAAKLIKNNRSFFRMFGNAFVSYEIASGLKYKFVLGGDFAQSNFDFYNPSNLGAYRTPAPKPASASETNASLNNILVEHTLNYSKKIGQHDFSVLAGYSFQRENSKSTLVTGTNIADDNVDNIAGASAFTVEPSRERWVQVSYLSRIQYIFNERYIASATYRTDGSSRFGVNNKWGKFPSVTAGWIWSKEGFFPQQSLITFGKARATWGVSGNNQIGPYGSLALISGGNAANNYLFGSTLAPGFSAAATPNPNLSWETNTSYNLGLDVQLLNKIDLTAEYYNATTSDLLLDVPIPQQSGFNTSLQNIGKIRNTGLEISASAGGINLGKIGWSIDGNISFNKNKVLALAPGQTQIIAGSNSNIITKVGESVAELYGYQVTGIFKTQEQLGTIPKLPGTLLGDYMVKDENGDGVIDSRDWISMGTYLPKFTYGISNAFTFRNFQLSLSIAGVEGRKVMESNFASREESGEGFAMPTKYYFENRYHPEHNPDGFLGQPNYGNFSAARRSVRASDRFIYDADFIRLRDAQLSYNLPEALIKKASIAAARVYVSGNNLLTLTKFRGYNPEATTPSVLTSGQSTSNYPIARTFLIGFNLTF
- a CDS encoding FecR family protein, producing MEELDKLIQKFWAGQTTNAEDIQLLQMLADDKEILVEFSDMQDTMLNSEKKNELLDRLHVRMNVQEGSTRKTGQPFLHWSLRYWVAAASVVLVLAGMFAIYSMRGMPHKEVAQHSAVGKEELVQLVNSSDSVQHIALADGSVIKLFPESGISYYKSFSVDKRDISLHGMAEFKVAKDSARPFSVYTGALTTTALGTTFVVDAPVNKNYINVRLIEGKVVLRAARMKAIYLYPGQECEYVKDTGETTVKELSKAKPQGLSRQEFKTAPTPGRKETLMFVQKPLSDVFDQIGRHYGVRIESADPQVNVISFSGSFFETDSLRSVLKIICDANHLTFQEQQNKITIEKVKK
- a CDS encoding RNA polymerase sigma factor, which produces MGVLKNSKPFKEDNVKAFDEIYHQYSDAVYRNVSKIVRQPVLAEEILQDVFFALWENWDQIDIDNSVGGWLMVVSQNKAISCIRKMVREKVIAQAEIPEIIDEQDETSEDLEIKLNLLYNAIEQLPPRRKEVFTLCKLEGKSYQEASEMMGISVYTVKEHLIAATKVLKEYIQVHGAKNAAWLLYILTHLGK
- a CDS encoding putative glycolipid-binding domain-containing protein; the protein is MGTQIKWKGLDDGTIENCIIDVRSESVLVTSEISGPDLDICYKIRTDTHWKTNYCELFGHFGGVNFQFLFERDHLGTWIANGQPDNRFDQCDYVDISLTPFTNSLPINRLVLSEKEVREISVVYFDLMDRTIKPVKQCYTRLSANLYHYENVPNDFEADILVDDNGFVLDYPGLFTRQSDMQ
- a CDS encoding ArnT family glycosyltransferase, with the protein product MLLPCNSKSAVRWIVVISTLIRCFVAWFTDLGNDEVYYFTYAVQPDLNHFDHPPLIGIFIRIFTGNLYFHHEFFMRLPAIVGAGINTWLIAKSGKLIRNERTGVVAALLYNTSIYTSIISGVFILPDSVQVVFWLAALFCMLQSIRSKSAKSQNRYILWIGIWAGLAIMSKVHGVFLWAGFLVFIVFNRSNWLKNPYLYLSMIITAAISSPILIWNINNDFITWHFHSERVQPEGMGLNGKSFLKTTIGQILYSNPFQFGIYLLLISAIRRKRAFVQDPDLQLLLWCSLPLIGCTTAISLFRDTLPHWSGPGFIGLMLLSAAFVDHLVASAGSKLLERLLISSSGLILLVVLGGLPLIHYYPGTFGKKSAPNVGSGDPTLDLYGWDELMPAFKKIRDKDIGHRRSGHCSPAES
- a CDS encoding GNAT family N-acetyltransferase; amino-acid sequence: MHIDIRLAETSDIPSIFNIRTSVKENHLSLEQLAEIGITYETIERAILEEPCLWIALVNNHPAGFSMADSSEGCVFAAFVSPAYEGIGIGRILMEKAEAFLFNHYTKIWLETARNSRAEDFYTKLGWIATESLPNGDIRFEKYQK
- a CDS encoding VOC family protein encodes the protein MEGNINGILESALYFPDLNSASEFYKDLFGFEVLLSSERLVALSVAGKQVLLLFQEEGSLKEVQLPTGGFIPAHDGKGPVHIAFSIDSGSIGYWKERLTSRNIDIESEISFNQGYSLYFYDTNKHLVELATPGIWKGLGETL
- a CDS encoding recombinase family protein — protein: MPRNIAYLRVSTLDQDLEKNKTDILHLAKEKNLGKVEFVQEKVSGNVSWRNSKIGPIIDELKKGDVILLSEFSRLGRSMLEVMEIISIAMQKGIRIYTVKGAWQLDDSIQSKVMAMVFAMASEIERDLISKRTKESLAAKKLSGIKLGRPTGPGKSKLDQYKPEIEALLLSGSSQKYIADRYRITEATLSNWIKKKGIKKYQKAV